One window from the genome of Jeotgalibaca sp. MA1X17-3 encodes:
- a CDS encoding ABC transporter permease, whose product MMKQFKNVFKFELMGMLKSKNMIITTIVMAAIILVLTTVPSFIAWFDDGEDSEVAVDTEVSMESEEYHLVYDHAELEEELSSLLGGEVYSNEEDLKQAVLDEEVTAGFVIHDYNNYTYISYDRSLNSFEQMTFEEQLRSANEQRLFEQEGIDSAKVYEIMNTPINYENVTLGKDAGSGMAIAFAMIFIMYMLILLYGTNVATSVAREKDSRTMELLITATKPKTLILGKVAAAGTMGVLQVSALILTAFIGFMLNQTNYPDFLIEMIQGSMTVDTLLVYILFSVLGYILYLFIYASLGSLVSKVEDVSSAVAPITFLFVFAYLAATLAMQMPDNTIIKVTSFIPFVSLFTMPIRYMLTSVPLLSVLASSAIMIVTVLLFAALSIYIYRFGSLNYGNKIKLKEVIKSFKKQ is encoded by the coding sequence ATGATGAAGCAATTTAAAAATGTATTCAAATTTGAATTAATGGGAATGTTAAAAAGTAAGAACATGATCATCACAACAATCGTGATGGCTGCTATTATACTAGTTTTAACAACGGTACCGAGTTTTATTGCTTGGTTTGATGACGGAGAAGATTCAGAAGTAGCCGTTGATACAGAAGTAAGTATGGAATCGGAAGAATATCATTTAGTTTATGATCATGCGGAATTGGAAGAAGAATTAAGTTCTCTATTAGGCGGGGAAGTATATTCTAATGAAGAGGATCTGAAACAAGCTGTTTTAGATGAAGAAGTAACAGCTGGATTTGTGATTCATGATTATAATAACTACACCTACATTTCTTATGATCGTTCGTTAAATTCCTTTGAACAGATGACTTTTGAAGAGCAACTTCGATCTGCTAACGAGCAACGATTATTTGAACAGGAAGGCATTGATAGTGCCAAAGTTTATGAAATCATGAATACTCCAATCAATTATGAGAACGTAACACTGGGCAAGGATGCAGGTTCTGGAATGGCGATTGCATTTGCGATGATCTTTATTATGTATATGCTAATTTTATTATATGGAACGAATGTCGCAACTTCGGTAGCCCGTGAAAAAGACTCGAGAACCATGGAGCTATTAATTACTGCAACAAAACCAAAAACGTTAATCTTAGGCAAAGTTGCAGCAGCGGGTACAATGGGAGTTCTCCAAGTATCTGCATTAATTTTAACTGCATTCATTGGCTTCATGCTCAATCAAACCAATTATCCTGACTTTTTAATCGAAATGATTCAAGGGTCTATGACAGTAGATACATTACTAGTGTACATTTTATTCTCTGTATTAGGGTATATTCTTTATCTCTTTATTTATGCCTCTTTAGGAAGTTTAGTTTCCAAAGTAGAAGATGTGAGTTCGGCGGTTGCACCAATTACTTTCTTATTTGTTTTTGCATATCTAGCAGCAACTCTTGCTATGCAAATGCCAGATAATACGATTATCAAAGTGACTTCCTTTATACCATTCGTCTCTTTGTTTACCATGCCGATACGCTACATGCTAACAAGTGTACCTTTATTATCGGTTTTAGCTTCTAGTGCGATTATGATTGTAACGGTACTACTCTTTGCAGCGTTATCAATCTATATTTATCGTTTTGGTTCTTTAAATTATGGTAATAAAATCAAATTAAAAGAAGTTATAAAATCATTTAAAAAACAATAG
- a CDS encoding ABC transporter ATP-binding protein, with protein sequence MILEIKKLNKSFNEFHVLKDIDLTVRSGQIFGYLGRNGAGKSTSFRILMDVFKADSGTITMDGKSFKPTDFKIGYLPEERGMYSKVKVSEQLIYFAQLKGATKEDAIRSMNAWCKEFGIEKYLNQKLETLSKGNQQKVQIAQAFINEPDILILDEPFSGLDPVNSKIFQDAIANYRREDRIIIFSSHQMSYVESFCDDIALIDAGEIVLEGSLNEIKKTMGEGKLRLRFADHSNIDFLKDYLYTIEKEDIILELKPGETKAEFIQSLLQKGIEVSMFMDYLPTLQEIFIEKVGDHDEAI encoded by the coding sequence ATGATTTTAGAAATAAAAAAATTAAACAAGTCATTCAATGAATTTCATGTCTTAAAAGATATAGATTTGACGGTACGCTCAGGGCAAATATTTGGATATTTAGGAAGAAATGGTGCTGGAAAGAGTACATCATTTCGAATTCTAATGGATGTTTTTAAAGCAGATAGTGGGACCATAACGATGGATGGTAAGTCATTTAAACCAACAGATTTCAAAATAGGTTATCTCCCAGAAGAAAGAGGGATGTATTCCAAAGTTAAAGTGAGTGAACAACTCATTTATTTTGCCCAGTTAAAAGGTGCTACAAAAGAAGATGCAATTCGTTCCATGAATGCATGGTGTAAAGAGTTTGGTATTGAGAAATATTTAAACCAAAAATTAGAAACTCTTTCAAAAGGAAATCAACAAAAAGTTCAAATAGCGCAAGCGTTTATTAATGAGCCAGATATTCTCATTCTGGATGAACCTTTTTCAGGGTTGGATCCTGTGAACTCTAAAATATTTCAAGATGCAATCGCAAATTATAGAAGAGAAGACCGAATTATTATTTTTTCTTCCCACCAAATGAGTTATGTTGAATCATTTTGTGATGATATTGCGTTAATTGATGCAGGTGAAATTGTTTTAGAAGGATCACTAAATGAAATCAAAAAAACAATGGGAGAGGGGAAACTTCGTTTGCGATTTGCGGACCATTCGAACATTGATTTTTTAAAGGATTATTTATACACCATTGAAAAAGAAGATATTATTTTAGAGTTGAAACCTGGTGAAACAAAAGCGGAGTTTATTCAAAGCCTACTCCAAAAAGGAATTGAAGTTTCCATGTTTATGGATTATTTACCAACTCTTCAAGAAATTTTTATAGAAAAGGTAGGTGATCATGATGAAGCAATTTAA
- a CDS encoding copper homeostasis protein CutC: protein MKPVIVEVCSGSVQDCIYAEQAGANRIELNSGLYLGGLTPSIATLIEAKKQVQIPIVAMVRPRAGGFFYNKYEKETMFTDAKILMEYGVDGIVFGFLNEDRSIDETNTKALVDFCHKNQVEAIFHRAFDQTPDAFKAIESLISCNVDRILTSGQKESADQGVDILEKLEKEYGTQIELCVGAGVNKENVQMIIEKTKLNQVHSSFKKWYLDPTTEGKDVSYRYSDEGDYEGVGVEKLSDFMEVTKDLR, encoded by the coding sequence ATGAAACCAGTAATAGTAGAAGTATGTAGTGGAAGTGTACAGGATTGTATATATGCTGAACAAGCGGGAGCGAATCGGATTGAACTAAATAGTGGATTATATCTTGGGGGATTAACACCTAGCATTGCTACGTTAATTGAAGCAAAGAAACAGGTACAAATTCCAATTGTTGCTATGGTTCGTCCACGTGCTGGTGGTTTTTTCTATAATAAATATGAAAAAGAAACCATGTTTACTGATGCAAAAATTCTAATGGAGTATGGTGTAGATGGAATTGTATTTGGTTTTTTAAATGAGGATAGAAGTATCGATGAGACCAATACGAAAGCCTTAGTAGATTTTTGTCATAAAAACCAAGTAGAAGCTATTTTCCATCGGGCTTTCGATCAAACTCCTGATGCTTTTAAAGCTATTGAATCACTTATTTCTTGTAACGTTGACCGGATATTAACAAGTGGGCAAAAAGAATCCGCTGACCAAGGTGTTGATATTTTGGAAAAATTAGAGAAAGAATATGGAACTCAAATAGAACTATGTGTAGGTGCCGGTGTAAATAAAGAAAACGTACAAATGATAATAGAAAAAACAAAACTCAATCAAGTACACTCCTCTTTTAAAAAATGGTATCTAGATCCTACTACGGAAGGAAAAGATGTTTCTTATCGTTATAGTGACGAGGGCGACTATGAAGGAGTAGGTGTAGAAAAATTATCTGATTTTATGGAAGTAACGAAAGACTTAAGATGA
- the xylB gene encoding xylulokinase: MAYVLGLDLGTSSLKGLLVNEKGEIVYSTSEDYPLLHPKPGYSEQDPNEWYRAAKVVLEKIVEEVPDVQQKLEAISFSGQMHSLVLLDEADQVVRNAILWNDVRTTKQCQEITEMLKERLIPITKNKALEGFTLPKILWVREQEPELFSKANLFLLPKDYLGFCLTGNKQMDYSDASGTLLLDSTHKKWSQEILEAFELPISFCPPLVESTGKIGTLKKELKDQFGFKHSINIYAGGADNASAALGAGIISEGLGMVSIGTSGVFLTYEQEAEKDYEGELHYFHHVLPDTYYSMGVTLAAGHSLSWFKETFAPNESFETLLKDINQIEPGSEGLLFTPYISGERTPHTDSKIRGSFLGIHSGHHRSHFTRSVLEGITFSLKDSQVVMEKQAGKTFKKIVSVGGGSKNPDWLQMQADIFDATILTLQTEQGPAMGSVMLAALGEGWFKNPKDCVATFVKPAQEIQPIAENVEKYKKIYAIYQKAYAATKDISHELSD, encoded by the coding sequence ATGGCGTATGTACTAGGTTTAGATTTAGGGACTAGTTCTCTTAAAGGGTTACTTGTTAACGAAAAAGGAGAAATAGTCTATTCAACTTCAGAAGACTATCCACTTCTTCATCCCAAACCTGGATATAGTGAGCAAGACCCCAACGAGTGGTATCGTGCAGCCAAAGTAGTACTTGAAAAGATTGTAGAAGAAGTTCCTGATGTACAACAAAAACTAGAAGCAATTAGTTTTTCTGGACAAATGCATAGTCTAGTTTTATTGGATGAAGCAGATCAAGTAGTACGCAATGCGATTCTTTGGAATGACGTGCGTACCACCAAACAGTGTCAAGAAATTACGGAAATGTTGAAGGAACGATTAATTCCAATAACTAAAAATAAGGCATTAGAAGGGTTTACGCTTCCTAAGATTCTTTGGGTGAGAGAGCAAGAACCTGAATTGTTTTCAAAAGCAAATCTATTTTTATTACCAAAAGATTATCTAGGGTTTTGTTTAACAGGGAATAAACAAATGGATTACTCGGATGCTTCTGGAACACTCTTATTAGATAGTACGCACAAAAAGTGGAGTCAAGAAATTCTGGAAGCTTTTGAATTGCCAATTTCTTTTTGTCCACCGCTTGTAGAGTCGACAGGAAAAATTGGGACCTTAAAAAAAGAGCTAAAGGATCAATTTGGTTTCAAACATTCCATTAACATTTATGCTGGAGGAGCAGATAATGCCTCAGCAGCGTTAGGGGCAGGTATTATTTCCGAAGGATTAGGTATGGTTAGTATTGGAACTTCTGGAGTATTTCTCACTTATGAACAAGAAGCTGAAAAAGATTATGAGGGAGAATTGCATTATTTCCATCATGTTCTTCCGGATACCTATTACTCAATGGGAGTAACGTTAGCAGCAGGGCATAGCTTGTCTTGGTTTAAAGAAACGTTTGCTCCAAATGAATCTTTTGAAACTCTTTTGAAAGATATCAATCAGATTGAACCGGGCTCAGAAGGGTTATTATTTACTCCTTATATTTCTGGAGAGAGAACTCCTCATACCGATAGTAAAATTAGAGGAAGTTTCTTAGGAATCCATTCAGGACATCATCGTTCTCACTTTACCCGTTCTGTTTTAGAAGGAATTACATTTTCTCTAAAGGATTCTCAAGTAGTAATGGAAAAACAAGCGGGGAAGACCTTCAAAAAAATTGTTTCGGTAGGTGGAGGCTCAAAAAATCCAGATTGGCTACAAATGCAAGCAGATATTTTTGATGCGACCATTCTGACCTTACAGACAGAACAAGGGCCGGCAATGGGATCGGTTATGTTGGCTGCACTTGGAGAAGGTTGGTTTAAAAATCCTAAAGACTGTGTAGCTACGTTTGTAAAACCTGCACAAGAAATACAGCCTATTGCTGAAAATGTAGAAAAATACAAAAAAATATATGCGATTTATCAAAAAGCATATGCAGCGACAAAGGATATTAGTCATGAGTTAAGTGATTGA
- the xylA gene encoding xylose isomerase produces MTYFPTIEKIKFEGKETENPFAFRYYNPEEMVLGKTMKDHLRFSVAYWHTFVNDGADPFGQGVNQRTWLTDDPMKTAKNRVEASFELFEKLGVEYFCFHDMDVAPFGESLEEFFKNLDEIVELIAKKMEETGVKLLWNTADRHSNPVYVNGAASSNNADVFAISAAQVKKGIDISKKLGGENFVFWGGREGYESLINTDMKLEEENIARLYKMVIDYSNEIDHGDLVFLLEPKPKEPMKHQYDFDAATSMAFLQKYDLTDRFKLNLEANHATLAGHTFEHEIQVARNYDALGSLDANQGDMLLGWDTDEFPTDLYSVMLTIYEVLENGGIAPGGINFDAKVRRTSFEMEDLVLAHIAGMDTFARGLKAAAKLKEDRFFEKIKEERYASYQEGIGADILSNQTNLKLLTEYALKQKNVQNKSSHIEYIKSKLNDYLV; encoded by the coding sequence ATGACCTACTTCCCAACCATTGAAAAGATAAAATTTGAAGGTAAAGAAACTGAAAATCCATTTGCATTTCGTTATTACAATCCAGAGGAAATGGTTCTTGGAAAAACTATGAAAGATCACTTACGTTTTTCAGTAGCGTATTGGCATACGTTTGTTAATGATGGAGCAGATCCATTTGGTCAAGGAGTAAATCAACGTACATGGTTAACAGATGATCCAATGAAGACTGCAAAGAACCGTGTAGAAGCATCCTTTGAACTATTTGAAAAATTAGGAGTAGAGTACTTTTGTTTTCATGACATGGATGTAGCTCCTTTTGGGGAATCATTAGAAGAATTCTTTAAAAATTTAGATGAAATCGTCGAGTTAATTGCAAAAAAAATGGAAGAAACAGGTGTGAAACTCCTTTGGAATACAGCAGATCGTCACTCTAATCCTGTGTATGTAAATGGAGCTGCCTCATCCAATAATGCAGATGTTTTTGCCATTTCAGCAGCACAAGTTAAAAAAGGAATCGACATTAGTAAAAAATTAGGTGGCGAGAATTTTGTATTCTGGGGCGGTCGTGAAGGATATGAAAGTTTGATTAATACCGATATGAAGTTGGAGGAAGAAAATATTGCTCGTCTTTACAAGATGGTGATTGATTACTCTAATGAAATTGATCATGGAGATCTCGTTTTCTTACTGGAACCTAAACCAAAAGAGCCTATGAAACATCAATATGATTTTGATGCAGCAACAAGTATGGCGTTCTTACAAAAATATGATCTAACAGATCGTTTCAAACTAAACTTAGAAGCAAACCATGCAACGTTAGCAGGTCACACGTTTGAGCATGAAATTCAAGTAGCGCGTAATTATGATGCATTAGGTTCATTGGATGCCAACCAAGGAGATATGCTTTTAGGATGGGATACAGATGAGTTCCCTACTGATTTGTACAGCGTGATGCTAACGATATACGAAGTATTGGAAAATGGTGGAATTGCACCGGGTGGAATTAACTTCGATGCAAAGGTTCGCCGAACTTCTTTTGAAATGGAAGATTTAGTTTTAGCACATATTGCTGGAATGGATACATTTGCTAGAGGACTGAAAGCTGCAGCTAAGTTGAAAGAAGATCGCTTCTTCGAAAAAATTAAAGAAGAACGCTATGCAAGTTATCAAGAAGGAATTGGCGCTGACATTCTAAGTAATCAGACAAATTTGAAGTTATTAACCGAATATGCACTAAAACAAAAGAATGTTCAAAACAAATCCTCACATATCGAATATATCAAATCAAAATTAAATGATTATCTAGTTTAA
- a CDS encoding ROK family transcriptional regulator, with protein sequence MVTDKFSIRKQNELLILSTIIHSPCISRADISQITGLNKASTSNIVKKLIEEELILEIGAGSSTSSGGRKPILLELNAQAGCSLSIDLGSDYITSILTDLNGTILVETKESRMILHKENVVSKIEQIVKKLEKQYINRTFQLVGITLAIHGIVNQNQIVFTPYYDLDEIDLVQLLEERISVPIQIENEANLSAWGEAAFSEFRKNIISVSIHSGIGAGIVINGELYHGYAGQGGEIGHMIIYPEGKPCPCGNRGCMEQYASEKAILEEYRNLSNHATASLKDLAKGYRMNHQIERDVVHQAVTYIAIGMNNLIAHFDPEIILLNSNLFREMPFLLELVRKKMVSTFSRNALLAVSEIGEQATLLGGTVVNLRKFFHLPFLSFLKNT encoded by the coding sequence ATGGTTACTGATAAATTTTCTATTCGAAAACAAAATGAGTTATTAATTTTGTCTACAATTATTCATTCCCCTTGTATTTCAAGAGCTGATATCTCTCAAATAACTGGGTTAAACAAGGCTTCTACTTCCAATATTGTTAAAAAGCTTATTGAAGAGGAGTTAATTTTAGAAATAGGCGCTGGATCTAGTACATCTTCAGGAGGTAGAAAACCAATCCTATTAGAGTTGAATGCTCAAGCTGGATGTTCGCTAAGTATTGATTTGGGATCTGATTATATTACTAGTATCTTAACTGATTTAAATGGAACTATTTTAGTAGAAACAAAAGAATCTAGAATGATTCTTCATAAAGAGAATGTTGTCTCAAAAATTGAGCAGATTGTTAAAAAACTTGAAAAGCAGTATATTAATCGAACCTTTCAACTAGTAGGAATTACTCTTGCCATTCATGGTATTGTTAATCAAAATCAAATTGTTTTTACACCTTACTATGACTTGGATGAAATAGATTTAGTTCAGCTACTAGAAGAACGAATTTCAGTTCCTATCCAAATTGAAAATGAAGCAAATTTGAGTGCATGGGGAGAAGCTGCTTTTTCAGAATTTCGAAAAAATATTATTAGTGTTAGCATTCATAGTGGAATTGGAGCTGGCATTGTGATTAATGGAGAGCTGTACCACGGGTATGCTGGGCAAGGCGGAGAAATCGGTCATATGATTATTTATCCAGAAGGAAAACCTTGTCCATGTGGTAATAGAGGGTGCATGGAACAATATGCTTCTGAAAAAGCAATTTTAGAAGAGTATCGAAATCTATCCAATCATGCAACTGCTTCTTTGAAAGATTTAGCAAAAGGATACAGGATGAATCATCAAATAGAAAGGGATGTTGTTCATCAAGCAGTTACTTATATTGCAATTGGTATGAACAATTTAATTGCTCATTTTGATCCTGAAATTATTCTTCTTAACAGTAACCTTTTTCGCGAGATGCCGTTTTTATTGGAATTAGTCCGCAAAAAAATGGTTAGTACCTTCTCTCGAAATGCTTTACTTGCGGTCTCTGAAATTGGTGAACAAGCTACTTTACTTGGAGGAACTGTTGTTAATTTACGAAAATTTTTCCATCTTCCTTTTTTATCTTTTCTTAAAAACACATGA
- a CDS encoding RidA family protein, which yields MNLKKEIVSQKAPAAIGPYSQAIEIGNTLYLSGQIPVDRKEGKITGNTIAEQTHQALQNIKFILEENNMTMKQVVKTTVLLSDINHFSEMNEVYAEYFSEPYPARAAFQVAALPMGALVEIESIAVKA from the coding sequence ATGAATCTAAAAAAAGAAATTGTCTCTCAAAAAGCACCTGCAGCTATTGGACCTTATTCGCAAGCCATTGAGATTGGAAATACACTCTATTTGTCAGGTCAAATACCTGTGGATCGCAAAGAAGGCAAGATAACTGGAAACACTATAGCTGAACAAACACATCAAGCTCTACAAAATATAAAATTTATTTTAGAAGAAAATAATATGACGATGAAACAAGTAGTAAAGACGACTGTTTTATTAAGTGATATCAACCATTTTTCTGAAATGAACGAAGTTTACGCAGAATACTTTTCAGAACCATATCCTGCTCGTGCCGCTTTTCAAGTAGCAGCCTTACCCATGGGAGCTTTAGTAGAAATTGAATCCATTGCTGTAAAAGCATAA
- the proS gene encoding proline--tRNA ligase, with product MSNLQKEDFSGWYIQTIKQADLMDYSPVRGCIIFKPDGYEIWEHIQDEFNARFKKEGIRNAYFPMLIPESFFTKEKDHIEGFSPELPWVTEAAGEILEERLALRPTSETMIGTAFSDWINSYRDLPYQINQWANVFRWEKKTLPFLRTSEFLWQEGHTAHEDEASARERTMRMLSMYKEVIESLLAIPIYDGQKTPSERFAGAVDTYSVEAMMKDGKAVQAGTSHYMGTKFAEAFDIKYLNRDNEHVYAHTTSWGVSTRLIGATIMVHGDEKGLVLPPKVAAKQVVLVPVGPWKKNPEIMEYLETLESELKEKDIRVSIDDSDNSPGFKFNEWELRGVPMRVEFGPRDLKNNQVMIKMRDLEDKEAISLEEIAAYIPNALDTMQTRLLETARENRKQHEYTHINTLDELKEHIETKREEGEVPGFVLAGWDGDPETEERIKEETGFTTRNIPFDPPVEKEICIVSGKPAMHTVWLARAY from the coding sequence ATGTCTAATTTACAAAAAGAAGATTTTTCAGGATGGTATATCCAAACAATTAAGCAAGCAGATTTAATGGACTATTCACCAGTAAGAGGCTGTATTATTTTCAAACCGGATGGATACGAGATTTGGGAGCATATTCAAGATGAATTTAATGCTCGGTTTAAAAAAGAAGGGATTCGTAATGCTTATTTCCCGATGTTGATTCCAGAGAGCTTCTTTACGAAAGAAAAAGATCATATTGAAGGATTTAGTCCAGAACTTCCTTGGGTAACCGAAGCAGCTGGTGAAATATTGGAAGAGCGTTTGGCTTTACGTCCGACTTCTGAAACGATGATTGGAACTGCCTTCAGTGATTGGATCAATTCCTATCGTGACTTACCTTATCAAATTAACCAATGGGCGAACGTTTTCCGGTGGGAGAAGAAAACACTACCTTTCTTACGTACTTCTGAATTTTTATGGCAAGAAGGTCATACTGCTCATGAAGATGAAGCATCTGCTCGGGAACGAACGATGCGTATGTTGAGTATGTATAAAGAAGTAATTGAAAGTCTATTAGCAATTCCTATTTATGATGGTCAAAAAACACCTTCCGAACGTTTTGCAGGTGCAGTAGATACCTACTCAGTAGAAGCTATGATGAAAGATGGAAAAGCGGTTCAAGCAGGCACCTCTCATTACATGGGGACAAAATTTGCGGAAGCATTTGATATCAAATATTTAAATCGCGATAACGAACACGTTTATGCACATACGACTTCATGGGGAGTATCCACTCGTTTGATTGGGGCAACCATCATGGTTCATGGAGATGAAAAAGGTTTGGTGCTTCCTCCAAAAGTTGCTGCAAAACAAGTAGTACTCGTTCCAGTTGGACCGTGGAAGAAAAATCCTGAAATTATGGAATATTTAGAAACGCTTGAATCAGAATTGAAAGAAAAAGACATTCGTGTATCCATTGATGATTCTGATAACTCACCTGGGTTTAAATTTAACGAATGGGAATTGCGTGGAGTTCCAATGAGAGTTGAATTTGGTCCACGTGATTTGAAAAATAATCAAGTGATGATTAAAATGCGTGACTTAGAAGATAAAGAGGCGATTTCCTTAGAAGAAATTGCAGCTTATATCCCAAATGCGTTAGATACGATGCAAACTCGTTTGTTAGAAACAGCTCGTGAGAATCGTAAGCAACATGAATATACTCATATCAATACACTAGATGAATTAAAAGAACATATCGAAACCAAACGTGAAGAAGGCGAAGTCCCAGGATTTGTCTTGGCAGGTTGGGATGGCGATCCAGAAACAGAAGAAAGAATTAAAGAAGAAACTGGTTTTACTACACGAAATATTCCTTTTGATCCACCTGTGGAAAAAGAAATTTGTATAGTAAGTGGCAAACCGGCTATGCATACTGTTTGGTTAGCTCGCGCTTACTAA
- a CDS encoding GNAT family N-acetyltransferase: protein MVKNCRIDCKRIILRPVTMEDAADMFEYASDEETVLHVFEKHKSIEETENAIAHYFMAAPTGRFAIEQKEINKMIGTIDLRIVKEDQIAELGYTLNKKFWGKGYMNEAATALLKLAFETLELEKVFAMHDLQNPASANVMTRLGMQREGVLRSHYIHKGNRVDMAYYGILKEEYVQRKQNKETSIEF from the coding sequence ATGGTGAAAAATTGTCGGATAGATTGTAAACGTATTATTTTACGTCCGGTAACCATGGAAGATGCCGCAGATATGTTCGAATATGCTTCTGATGAAGAAACGGTTCTTCATGTATTTGAAAAACATAAAAGTATAGAAGAAACGGAAAATGCTATTGCTCACTATTTTATGGCAGCTCCAACAGGAAGATTCGCTATCGAGCAGAAAGAAATAAATAAAATGATTGGAACGATTGATCTTCGAATTGTGAAAGAAGATCAAATTGCCGAGTTAGGCTATACATTAAATAAGAAATTCTGGGGAAAAGGCTATATGAACGAAGCAGCAACTGCTTTACTAAAACTAGCTTTTGAAACCTTAGAGTTGGAAAAAGTATTTGCGATGCATGACTTGCAAAATCCTGCTTCTGCTAACGTGATGACTCGTTTGGGAATGCAACGAGAGGGTGTTCTAAGAAGTCATTACATTCATAAAGGGAATCGCGTTGATATGGCTTATTATGGAATTTTAAAAGAAGAGTACGTTCAAAGAAAGCAAAATAAAGAAACAAGCATTGAATTTTAA
- a CDS encoding universal stress protein has protein sequence MFGEYHNLLVPVDGSEQSKHSFKKALAIAKRNDATLHVLYVEDTRNVTVPRGPLDASDPVDEAIDSTFVDELVSLGEMEDVQMEKTLIRGNPLSSIASIIPEKLDIDLIIIGATGKGAVTRALVGSVSNHVVRNATCDVLVVR, from the coding sequence ATGTTTGGAGAATATCACAATTTATTAGTTCCCGTTGATGGTTCAGAACAATCGAAACATTCCTTTAAAAAAGCACTAGCAATTGCAAAACGAAATGATGCCACGTTACACGTTCTTTATGTAGAAGACACTCGCAATGTTACAGTTCCTCGAGGACCTCTTGATGCATCTGATCCAGTAGATGAAGCGATTGATTCTACTTTTGTGGATGAATTAGTTTCATTAGGCGAAATGGAAGATGTACAAATGGAAAAAACACTCATACGAGGAAACCCGTTAAGTTCGATTGCATCTATTATCCCAGAAAAATTAGATATTGATCTAATTATCATCGGAGCAACCGGTAAAGGGGCGGTTACACGAGCTTTAGTGGGCTCTGTATCCAATCATGTCGTTCGAAATGCTACTTGCGATGTTTTAGTTGTTCGTTAA
- a CDS encoding DUF503 domain-containing protein, with protein MALVYMELSFTIYDSYSLKDKRSTMKSISKRMHQKYNVSIAEISQQEIWNVGCVGVAAVNSSGLLARKILEQVMEQMEEEYEIEIFEKIVE; from the coding sequence ATGGCACTCGTTTATATGGAACTTTCCTTTACGATTTATGATTCCTATTCGTTGAAAGACAAGCGGAGTACAATGAAAAGTATCTCAAAGAGGATGCACCAAAAATATAATGTAAGTATTGCAGAGATTTCTCAACAAGAAATATGGAATGTAGGATGTGTGGGAGTAGCAGCAGTAAATAGTTCTGGTTTACTCGCACGGAAAATACTAGAGCAAGTAATGGAACAAATGGAAGAAGAATATGAAATTGAAATCTTTGAAAAAATAGTAGAGTAA
- a CDS encoding DUF1836 domain-containing protein, with translation MKNELLQYSHDLLEVKIIRWEELPDFGVYSDQVLSIIEKELSFLDFGPDERIITPAMINNYVKLKLIERPTKKKYEKHQIAMLIVITLLKQVLPLTDVNKGMELQIAIKGLQEAYDSFCTELENSFYLLNNCIGTKDDFSFTMEHIHKENIALKMITLSLASKLLTQKIITMEGINKRKALELDLNDGTKKGESSFEE, from the coding sequence ATGAAGAATGAGCTCTTACAGTATAGCCATGATCTTCTCGAAGTAAAAATCATTCGTTGGGAAGAACTTCCTGATTTTGGTGTGTACAGTGACCAAGTCTTATCTATTATTGAAAAAGAACTTTCTTTTTTAGATTTTGGACCGGACGAACGCATTATTACACCTGCCATGATTAACAATTACGTAAAGCTCAAACTAATTGAACGTCCTACCAAAAAAAAGTATGAAAAACATCAAATTGCTATGTTGATTGTCATTACTTTATTGAAACAAGTACTGCCTCTAACAGATGTGAACAAAGGCATGGAGCTCCAAATCGCAATAAAAGGATTACAAGAAGCTTATGATTCTTTTTGTACGGAGTTAGAAAATTCATTTTACCTTCTGAATAATTGTATTGGAACAAAAGACGATTTTTCTTTTACGATGGAACATATTCATAAAGAAAATATAGCCTTAAAAATGATTACTTTATCATTGGCCTCTAAACTTTTAACCCAAAAAATTATTACGATGGAAGGAATTAATAAAAGAAAAGCACTTGAATTAGATTTAAATGATGGAACCAAAAAAGGAGAGAGTTCTTTTGAAGAATAA